A region of the Mytilus edulis chromosome 11, xbMytEdul2.2, whole genome shotgun sequence genome:
GACTCAAAATGGCTCTATACTTACATTCCCACCATGGTGCTGCAAAGAAAAAAGGTAAACCTTAAAATACAAgggttatatatataatatttacatatGCTTATGGTTTCAAACTATTATGTTTAATTGCCCCTTCTTTTGGAAGAGTAACTTACTGCATTTcctctttctttcttttttattatctCACTTGGGTCTTGTATTAAGATTTAAGATTtaagattttattgatataaaaatccaAAATCTGGATTGTCATCAACACATAcacaaagaacaaacaaacagtaatcattacaatcaattattcCCGACTTTCGATATACAGAGTTATCGGTCGTTATCGGAGTTGTCTTTCTTGCGTGAAGGTGACTACACTTCCTTCTCTTCCGTAACGAGTGTAAACAATCAGTAAACTAATGAAAATATAAGACATAAATGATAAAACTACTGTCGAGGACTTTTTAACTGTAAAGAAAAGTGATTTAGTGCTATTCCTGCGATCAAGCAGTGCAAAGATATCTGGGAATAAAGACGAACTTGCACGAAGAGCCTTTGAAACTAATCAAACAAACAATGGCGTGACTGCGTCACTGTCGACAGTTCTTGTTTCTCAACACTCTTTCACTAATGACAATGTTGATATTCCCCCTTATAATGAACTAAACTCTGGGTGGACTAGTGATCTATCTTTGCTGCCACTTGTTTCCCATCAGGATGTGGAATCCTTTCTCATTCAGAGCAGTCACAGAACTGGAGACAATGAGCAAATGTTATGCTATCGCCAGTTCATCCGTGGATATAACTTTTTTAAAGAGAACTATGTTCATGACTTAATGATAAACAGTATTGATGATGATTGTGAAAGTTGTTACATCAGATCAAAGTGTTACCCTTCCATGAAACAACAGGGACCATATCAACAATGgattttaatttcaaagaaaacacCTGTTGTAGTTTTCAAAGCCAACTGTAGTTGTCCAGCTGGgtatgtgtgtttttttatttaacactTTCATTATAAGTGTTCAACAcaagacttttttttatctaaaaccaTCCCTGTCTCCATAATTCAAATTTGCCTTCATTTACATGTAACCTACATGACTTTcaatgctatgtttggttttatatgGCCAAGTGGCTTTTGTAAACACGTTTTATGCCGGCAGACTAAGGACGCAAGTGAAGACTATAATGTTGATCACATTATCCTTATGGTCTGGCGCACtcaaaaaattataatataaataagaaaatgtggtatgagtgccaatgagacaactttccattcaAAACACAATGTTGTTAAAGTTTCGCTTGCTGGTGGTTTAAACCATTATTGTTCAACTTCAAACCAGTTTGTGATTTTACTGACTCTTAACTGCCCTTGTCATTTCTTCTTAAATGAACAATAACTCTGATTTCTATTTTCAGTCTAGGTGAAGGATGTACCCATATCGCAGGTCTTCTCTTCAAGCTTGAGGCATGTGCACAGGAAAAAGAAAATACTGCATGTACTTCAAAACCATGTAATTGGAATAAGGGAGGTAAAAGGAAAAAAGATCCTCAAGAAGTGCTAAACATATCtttcaaaaagttaaaatatgGTGGAAATGAACCATGTGCAAATgagaagaaaaataaatttactgTGAAAAATTCCATTACTGACCAAGGTCAGGATTTTGTATCACTATTAACAGCTAAATTAGGAAATTTGAATTATTCTCCAGCAATTTTTGATTTAGTTGCCCCAAGTTGTGAAGTTTATGACATTAATAGTGACATAAATGTAGTTAATTTTGAAGAAGTTGAGACCTctgaatatttacattttgaatcTGACAGCTACATAGACATTATGTCAATTGTTCAAAAAGAACCAGCAATAAATGAGACCATACTGCTCGACAAATTTGTGAATATTCCCCAGACAGTAATTGATGAGATAGAAAAAAGAACATTAGGTCAATCTGAAAATCAACTTTGGTTTGATACCAGAAAATTTGGAATAACAAGTTCAAATTTTCACTCTATTGTTTCACGCAAAAAAGCAGATGTCGATAAATTAGTGCAATCTTTTTCTAAGtcggctaaggtaatcaatgTGGCACCATTAATTTAAGGACGAAAGCATGAACCGAtagcaagaaaaaaatatattgctcACAGAAGATTAAAATATGgtgaaaaaatatttgtaaaagaatGTGGTATATTCTTATGTGACAAATTTGGATTTCTTGGTGCTAGTCCTGATGGACTTGTTAAAAAGTGCACAAAGCTTGGTGAGGAAAAGTGTGTACTAGAGATAAAATGTCCATGGAAATGGAGAATGAAAACAATCAGAGAGGCATGTGCAAGCAAAGATTTTTTCCTTGAAATTGATGAACAAAACAATATGCAACTGAAAAAATCCCACAAGTATTTTTCTCAAATACAAGGACAAATGGGAATTTGTAAATATGAGAATTGTGATTTGGTAATTTACCTTTTGAATGATTTTCTCACAGTTGAAGTAAAATTTGACAAATTGTATTGGGAGAATATGGAACAAAAGCTTATTGAATTCTATAAAGAGAATATGGTTCCACATATTGTATCATGTAGCCAAAGTCTTCAGTCTGTTGATGATTGATTTGAGTGACAATTCTTAGtaaaatgtataacaaatgtATAAGAAGTAAAATGTAGTAAGGCTTAATAAAATTGAAGTTCTAAATCCTCATTCCCTTCTCCTCCTGTTTTCTCAGTGCCAAAATGATAATTTGAATCAATAAATGTGTATTATAAATACATAATAAAGTTCTAGTGGTAAGCAAATGACAgtcttaataaattttatttggtCTTATTTTCATTAGAGTCATGACAGTCTATCCATTTTGAGTTATTGCAGAATATCAAAATAACATACATTCTTATAGAAAtaatttctagaaaaaaataaaaaaaaatattaataaatattttttgataaaatgaaggTTAAGCCTGGAAGATACATTTCTTGTCAAAACCATACCAATTTGTACTCTATTTCattcctacatgtacatgtaactagtCATGTTTATGATCTCAGCTTAAGTAATGTTCAGgtgctttttgttattttgtttacatatatatatataaatttgttgaTACAAGTGTGAATAAGCagtcttcattttttttcttgttattaatatatatataattcatattatttttgttgtttgtcaTGTTCGTTGAAATTTTATTTGTTGAGattatatttctacattttttttatattgaattaaatCAAATTATGTTTCGTCGGTAAATGACATAAAATTATTTTCTGACATTTGATTGcctttattattatttacattgtatattCCCATTCCAATGCAGTGTTGGTATACTTGCAAAGTTATAAAAACTGAGATGTGAATGAATGTCCATGAGACCCCACAATTATCTGACAACACAACAAAATACACATTATCATTCAAAGTACACCTAGTAGTCTTCACCAATGAACAATGATGTCACTTCTGGTCAATCCTGTACATGTGAAATATTGTGATACATGTATCGCAGAATAAATGTCTACAATTCAACAAAACCTATATATATAGAGAAGACCAGACACTAAAAGTCACCTTGAACTTGCTATGAGGTGTGCATTATTTTCTAATTGAGAAAGTCTTACTTAATATATGACTTATTCTTCATTGTAATTTTTTGGTTAACATGTGTGTCCATTATGTACACTCCTGGCTAAGTCAAGGAAGGTTTGTTTAAGACTTTGAAATATTAAACCCTGCTGCATCTTGTTCCTGTTCTTATTCCATGTAGTCTAAGCCTGTTGTTCAGTTGCAGTTGTATTTTGACCTAAATTAGGCAGTTGTGGCAGTTAATTTTCCAATTTTAATcgtttcatataaaaatataaaaaaagatttggtgtgattgccaatgagacaactcttcacaagagaccaaataacagaAATTAACCACTATTGGTCACTgtaccaccttcaacaatgagcaaagcccatactgcataatCACACTGGTAATTTTATAGCCTACTGTTAGGTGAGCCAATGTTTGTGTTGAAGACTGAACTATGACTTACATTAACAACATTGTATAAATTCGATAGATAGTTtattcattggcactcatactccATCTTGAATAATTGTTATCTTTAGATGATGAACAACAATAAGCATTGCAATCCTTTGCTTTTATCTATGATTACTATGATGGATTGTTTGGGACTTTGTTtcctataccatgtatacatttACCATAGgcttcattttatttaaatatatttccaTGAGACAATGGACCAAAAGCAcctaaatacaaaatttcattgagagaatgccttcaacaatgaataaaggCATTATAAAAAGCAAGTGCTTGTAAAAATTGGCATAACATTTTTTAATTCCTATTGCATGCAATCATTTCACAAGGGGAGGCAATAAATTAGTTAAAGCAgaacacacaaaaaatatggcGTCAGCCTTTGAACTCAAACTGATGGGTAATATTCCTTGTAAGATGCGAAAGTTCTTGATCTGCTCCATTTTTCGCTCCACATGAATTCTGGCAGACGCTATCCTCCTTGTACATTCAACTTCAGATTTCGAAAACTGATTCCTTTTAGCGAACATGAATGGTGGACAATACAATTTAactccttttttttaaatctgactgTATTTGAATGAAACCCTTGTCCACCATTACAGCATCACCTTCTTCTAAAAGTTCAAGAAGGCCACAGTTTCTTGTAATATGCACATCAGATGCTGAGCCTCCCCATAAATTTGATAAGAAAACAACAGCTCCTGTCATGCTTACACCAACTAGTGATTTAAAAGTATTATGGGATTTGTAGCTGGAATAAGTCAGTGATTTATTTTGTAATGCTGAAGGAGTTTCTATAAATATTTCTGTACAGTCGAGAACAATTCTTGTATCACTAAAGTTTTTAAAGCAATCAGGTACTTTCTGTTGAAGTGTTTGGAGAGGTGGCAAGAACACGATTGATTTAAGGCATGTTGCCATTAGGCTTATCCAGGAATTAAAAATTCTGGAAACTCTTCCTGTTGAAATCTTAAATCTATATTGCAAGTCATTTAACAATAAACCTAAACGTAGTCTCatcattacaataaaaaaaatcgtcaatCAACCGTAACTTCCTATACGATTTTTCTTGCATCAATATCTCGTCATCCACATTCATTCGATCAGCCCCTGCAGCAATGAGAGTATCGAACAAAGCTTTAAATGCCTGGTAGCATGGTAAACCTGTATAAAAAAGTACCTCCTCATCTGATGAAGCTATATCATCTATTATAATTTCTGGTCTTGTGACTTGAACAGATAATTCAGCAGGTGGTGTATTGGGATgagtgattttgtcattttttgtacatgaaacTGTTGATAATGGCACATTCTCACTTTCTGTTCCAGATTCACAAAGTGTCCTCATTGGAGTTTTAGAGTACCTGAAATATTCAATAcaatttattaaattgaatatattaaaacaagaatATGGATGAACCAATATTTTGTATGtgatatgtatttttgttcaattAATTTTTATCCTCAATCAGCAGAGAGGAAGATGTTGAATAGATTGACCCTTAaagttcatgtacatgtatgtcccatttttttttaaattgtgtctgTATGTGGATATCTCAGATACACACAAGACCTACATTTAATGCACATTGGATAAATTGTGTGTTCAGGTGTATATTACAGTTACTagaaaaacatttattgtattatataacatgtataagcagtGATTTTTGTACCAGTGCCACACTCTAGTCTTGGGTAGACTAGTGCAATAGTACACTATTAATCTATAATTTGTTGACACGGTCACTTTTGACATACATTTTATGCATGATCAACTAGATGCATGGTTTGTTTTATGGACATGTATACCATTGATTGATGCTTAACAATGGAGTCATTGGATAGGTTTTGTACAAAAAGGTTCAgagtaatatataaaattataaataagaaattgGTATGAGTTCCATACATTTATCTCAGTCTGTAAAAAGAGacattattttttgtcatttacaACTTACGAATGAGTTTGCTCAATCACATCTATAGAACAACAAGGCTTAGGCTGGTCCGACTCGGAGTGTGAAATGGATGGTTGTAATATTGACTCTGTTTCCGAAATACTTGTGGATAGACTGTTTTTTTGTGTTCCTTACTTTTCCCTCTTTGACCACTTTTTGTGGGAGGTGAAGACTTGGTACTTTATGAACGGATGTACGTCCTTCTCCTCTCGGAAAATGATCTGAACAGACTGGGGTGTACGTTGATGGTTTAAAGTCTTTCCGACTAATTGCACGTAGCCATGCCGATCGTACAATTCCTTCTTTTGGTAATTTATGTAGTTTTATTGTTCTACCAAATCTCCCTTTCCTGACTTATTGTGACAGTCTTTGATGGCACAATAGTTAGGTTTCCCCATTTTTTTATTCTACCGGAAATGGTTTGACACCTGATAACAAGAAAGACAACTCCGACAACGAACGATAACTACCGAAACCGCAAACGGGGAATATGTACATAAAAtggtaatatatattttctttcttatctATCTATTTGACTGAGAAGGTACAGTTTTACATCATAGTTATACAATTTATATACTAAATAACGTAAAATAGCCTAAGTTAGTGAACGTCTGAACTTGTACATCTCACTCATACCTTTAATGCAACATTTACTGACATCATAATCATTACTT
Encoded here:
- the LOC139496016 gene encoding uncharacterized protein, with product MLCYRQFIRGYNFFKENYVHDLMINSIDDDCESCYIRSKCYPSMKQQGPYQQWILISKKTPVVVFKANCSCPAGLGEGCTHIAGLLFKLEACAQEKENTACTSKPCNWNKGGKRKKDPQEVLNISFKKLKYGGNEPCANEKKNKFTVKNSITDQGQDFVSLLTAKLGNLNYSPAIFDLVAPSCEVYDINSDINVVNFEEVETSEYLHFESDSYIDIMSIVQKEPAINETILLDKFVNIPQTVIDEIEKRTLGQSENQLWFDTRKFGITSSNFHSIVSRKKADVDKLVQSFSKSAKVINVAPLI